Below is a genomic region from Gadus chalcogrammus isolate NIFS_2021 chromosome 19, NIFS_Gcha_1.0, whole genome shotgun sequence.
GTTCATTGTGGGCACTACCCAACAGAGCGCAACCGTTCCTCCATTACCTacatcctcctcatctccctccaccctatcaacacctccaccctcctccaccttatcCACCCCTCCATCCCGGACCACGACCGAGGCAGCCCCAGTACACTCCACAGAGAACTTGAAAACCAGAATCACCTCTTCTACTGACGGGACGACCCCGTCTGCTGCCATAACAACCAGCACAGAATCCACCGTGACAACCAACTCATCTGCTGCCGTAACAACCAGCACAGAATCCGCAGTGACAACTACCTCATCTgctgtcataacaaccagtacAGATGCTGCCGTGACAACCAGGACAGATGCTGCCATAACCAGTACAGATGCTGCAATAACAAACAGTACAGATGCTGCCGTGACAACCAGTACAGATGCTGCCTTGACAACCAGTACAGATGCTGCCGTGACAAACGGTACAGATGCTGCCATAACCAACAGTACAGATGCTGCCCTGACAACCAGTACAGATGCTGCCATAACAACCAGTACAGATGCTGCCATAACCAACAGTACAGATGCTGCCCTGACAACCAGTACAGATGCTGCCATAACAACCAGTACAGATGCTGCCATAACCAACAGTACAGATGCTGCCTTGACAACCAGTACAGATGCTGCCTTGACAACCAGTACAGATGCTGCCTTGACAACCAGTACAGATGCTGCCATGACAACCAGCACAGATGCAAGAACCTCCTCATCGATCACATCTCCCTCTACTACCTCTACTTCCACGACTACAACTAGGACTCCtcctactactacaactactactactactagcaGAACCATACCAACCAGCACCTCAAAACAAAATACCACAGTAATCCAGGGGGAGACCGACCACTCCAAGGCTCTTAGCCCAGGTCTGAGAGGTTAAATATTATTATGCTAGAGATGGTTAAATGCACTGTTGCTAGAGATAGGGGTTTGgatagaggaggaaggggttACATGAGGGGTAGAGTCCGGTAAGGGGTAACAGTCAGGTAAGTGGTTGTTAGGGTCAGGTAAGTGGTAGGCATTAGATAAGGGGTTGCTAGAGCCAGGTAAGGGGTAGGGATAAGATAAGGGGTTGCTAGAGCCTGGTAAGGGTTAGAGGTAAGATAAGGGGTTGTTAAAGCCAGGTTAGGGGTAGGGGGTTAGGTTAGGATAATGGGTTGAAGAATGTAGGTGTTTTTATCATATTGTCATCGCATGTGACCTAGACACAGCATCTAGTGCTCACGTGAATCTGTGTTGTTTTGCAATTTCATTATATACACCTGGATTTATAGACACATCTAGGTTGTGTCTATCTgactgtgtctttgtctgtctgtcttccaggGAGTGTTGCTGTTATCGTATCAGTCTTCATTCTGATTGTCATCCTTATTTTTGGAGGAGCATACCGACACAAAATGTGAGTTGAAATCAGAAATTCCATTGAATCAGAAGTCATCATAAACATCAGGGTCATGTTTCATTCCATTACGTCATAACACGGTCAACAATAGGGAGATATTATTTATCCTCAATAacgtctgctctctctcctacttCTATCCAGGCGTTCAAACTACGGCCGCTTAGTAAACGACGACTACGGCTCTCTAGGGACCTTCCACAACCCCATGTACGACCCCTGACCTTTCTCCGATCCCTCCAACGTACCAGCCCCCTGCCCCACATCCCCAGACCCCTCAGGACGCCATGCAGAGGAAACCCTGGAGGGCCGTGTGAAATTGCTGTTGAGCAAGCCACAGGACGATGACCCAAACATTACAAATTAATCTGCAGGGACCGGGCCGTCTGTGGTTGCACGCAATGTCACCATCCATATATGGCAAGTACCGCTCCATCCCAGTCACATTCTGGTTTCTGACCCGCCGGTCTGGTTAGTTCTGGCCAGGGCCATTTTTAAAGAATGGTATCTAATCTCAAATCTCTCTAAATGTTTATGGATCTTTAGGAGTTACCTTGCCTTTTCTGTGCCAGAGTTTAACTACTAAAAGAAAAGGAAGAGAATAATTTTGTGTTTGTAAGTTAGAGTattccaaacaaacaaaattgtatttatgtgtgtgagcttgtgtgatAGCCTATGCGTGATTGTCCATAAGGTTTTTTCCGGTTGAAGAAAAGAGAACCTGAAACAGAACAACAGTAGCCCCCTCGTAGCAGTCTGGTATTTTAGGTTCTCTTCTGTTCCACGGAGGGCTTTGCTTTTAGTATTTAATGTGTTCAGTAACCAACAATAACCAATGTTAAATAAGGGTTTACTTCATTGAGCTCAGTCATCTTTTTAACTAGTCCTACGTGATTGGACATCATAAACCCAGTATTACTACTGCGGTTGATAAATATGGATCCTTGGTGTGTAAACCTGATGGAACTAAGGGAAGGTTCATCACATCTTAATTAAAGCTCATCTGTGGTGAGGTGACTCATCCCAATTGCTCTTGTGCAATAAAGTCATGTAGTCCTGGGAGAAGCAGTTCACTGGGTGGTTCACAGGTGATtaaatgtgttcatgtgtgtgtttactggttCTGGTATAGAAACACGCACCCCTCTCTTCCATACATATAGTGCCAAAACCCTCTGTGACATCAGCTGTATGGAACTATATATATTACTTTGCTTTTATTAACTATACACTGCTTCTGTCTCTCGTAAACACCCATActaatgtatacacacacaccttccgtCTCACACCCTCAGACACACAGCAGCATTTTAGTGATCACCTTGTTTTCATGTTCTCTTATTAAGCAATCTCACCTGAGGGGGAGTGCTGCTGAACATCAGCACGGCTGGGACTGAAGATAATCACAGCCGTGCAGACGTTATGTAAAGCAGCACGACCTACGGTGTGATACTGCTTTTATACCACAGTTCTTCAGatgtgatttgtttgtttaaatgtatttgaaaatgtattaaactgTACCACAATTGGACTTGCCTTGGCATGTTTGTTGTTAGATGATCCTGAATACTAGCTTGATTCGTTGTGTAGGACTACATGGTTGGTCCAGCTAGGTTGTATGAtgtacatttatcttaatgtatacatttgttgGGCAGACCGTGAAATGAGAGTCTGTCCACAGTTGCTTTGCTGGCATGTGTGGTTGCAATAAGTTATCAGCTTGACCAGACAGTGCGTTGCTCCATAGTTTTTAACACCTGAACAGAATGTATTGTTGGGGATGTCTGCTCAGTGGGCTATTAGACGCTATATCAGCActcatggaatgcctcttgtcTAATCAAATGACGGtaacgctttatattaaggtccttgtaataaGCCTTAGTTAATTTGTAATAAGaccttattatatgcttattaagATTAATTTGTGGTAATAAGACTATCAATGTGTTAATAATGActtaataaacatgtttattgtgagattaTAAGACTTTTATAGGCACTTATTTCGATGATTCTTATAGTTCTTAAACGCGTTACAAACCCATTTGAGTCTTACTAACTTACCTATTATGTCATTTATAAACCTTTACTAAGCATTCTTTATGCTTATCAAGGTTAACAAGTCCTTTACTAaactgctaattatgcattttgcaggcacGGGATCTAAAGCAGGAACAATGCTTATGGTGGTTAATAAGTCCTCTAATATACACTTTATAACAGTTAGTGAGTAGTACTATATATTATCAAGATTGATGGGTCAAATAGAAAATACTTATACCGTAAATACAATGGCGGTGAAGCACATCTTTTGAAAATATCTATTTTCATTTTAAAAACCTCAGAATGTATACTTGAACAatcaacatttagaaaaaaggACTAGACAAATCCAAGTCCGGCTTCGCTCTgaggagcaaggtacgttttattactctgttttctgggaataattgacgcaagcagaaaccagaaaacaagccgttttttcgttttgttttttttcgttttttggttcttactgagcgaaacgaatataccactcaatatctggtttccgccggtgggcgggtcctcttattggctggcgtgcttcattgccctgtgctcttcataatataagttcttccgtttgataatttCGACAaatatattactgtattatagacactagcagacacagaggaccacaccacccacagtcaagactgacacggcttcaaataacaataatagtattcataatcatttgaaaatgagaacttatgaagttatgatgacttcagtgcagttgatgtttagccacagttaatacatgcagagtactagacctgagggctttactacgacatcattgtccggctctgaactatgcgctctgtgcgcgttcacatcaaaggagctgcgatcgcgggctgctgatttcctcacagcctgagagctatgaggaatacaagtgattacaacacatttctgacagctgaagattgcgcagggctctccgtgagacgcacgcaattcaacccatgcacacgctcacacgccacacaacttgcgccgctatttgacagtggaagggtaggaatcaaatgcgtccgggtgaaatttcaaaatcgtccgggattttattaaagcctcaatacatgttcacatttaatttgcgttgcgttcctctgggtccgtcacagttctgttcgctttgcattggtggaagtgagtagggggagtggttaagtaaagccttcagattggacggtttgactttagagttaccgtcatgttttgcattatttttttacctatattgttttatagggacaaacattaacacatttctccattctcctgcaggggattgataaagttctatctatgtaacagaaggaaacacttactcatactccatcaaatattcatactcatactttgcacactttaccacagcattggcctactgaatgccacagatatatttaaaTGTGAGTTGAAATCAGAAATTCCATTGAATCAGAAGTCATCATAAACATCAGGGTCATGTTTCATTCCATTACGTCATAACACGGTCAACAATAGGGAGATAGAAATTTGCTCATAAcaggccagctggaatacaaagcaaactctttgtattccagcgttttttttgtgatgttttatgatgtttcaatgttgcgttggtaatgtgttagacagcttagatgttcttagatgttttgttaacctgattcctatcccactctgtttgagtaaaagtgtgctactgctgcaaaatctctttgcttttgtttttttcttttctttaatgtgtttggaaatgacTTTTAATGATGTTAACTAGATCTCATAACTGGCCTAAACACATAAAATGTTTATATACCCTATACCGTTTGACTATAAGACCTCCATAAGAATCTCCTCTGTGCAACTATTCATGTAGTCAGTCAATGATCAAACTAGtagcatgaatatgaattacagtccaagcggcaaggcaaggcaattttatttttatagcccgtttttacaa
It encodes:
- the parm1 gene encoding mucin-5AC, translating into MAPRARPCIFLTCLLFIVGTTQQSATVPPLPTSSSSPSTLSTPPPSSTLSTPPSRTTTEAAPVHSTENLKTRITSSTDGTTPSAAITTSTESTVTTNSSAAVTTSTESAVTTTSSAVITTSTDAAVTTRTDAAITSTDAAITNSTDAAVTTSTDAALTTSTDAAVTNGTDAAITNSTDAALTTSTDAAITTSTDAAITNSTDAALTTSTDAAITTSTDAAITNSTDAALTTSTDAALTTSTDAALTTSTDAAMTTSTDARTSSSITSPSTTSTSTTTTRTPPTTTTTTTTSRTIPTSTSKQNTTVIQGETDHSKALSPGSVAVIVSVFILIVILIFGGAYRHKMRSNYGRLVNDDYGSLGTFHNPMYDP